From the Plectropomus leopardus isolate mb chromosome 18, YSFRI_Pleo_2.0, whole genome shotgun sequence genome, one window contains:
- the LOC121957436 gene encoding lactose-binding lectin l-2-like — MFWFSFNGRCYKYVATRMTWADAELHCLSVGANLVSLYSLDEDNFVKDLIKNFDPAQGATWIGLTDTQKEGAGMWSDGCAVNFVMWLAGEPNNSSGNENCGRRNIGTEQKWNDFSCAYTLSFVCASRTICP; from the coding sequence ATGTTCTGGTTCAGTTTCAACGGTCGATGCTACAAGTACGTCGCCACACGTATGACCTGGGCGGATGCAGAACTCCACTGTCTGTCAGTGGGAGCCAACCTGGTGTCTCTCTACAGTCTGGATGAAGACAATTTCGTCAAAGACCTGATCAAGAACTTTGACCCGGCTCAGGGAGCGACCTGGATCGGACTCACTGACACCCAGAAGGAAGGAGCAGGGATGTGGTCTGATGGGTGCGCAGTCAACTTTGTCATGTGGCTTGCAGGAGAGCCAAACAACAGCAGTGGAAATGAAAACTGTGGACGCAGAAACATTGGCACAGAACAGAAATGGAATGATTTTTCGTGTGCTTACACACTGTCATTTGTCTGTGCATCTCGCACAATTTGTCCTTAG